In Mastigocladopsis repens PCC 10914, a single window of DNA contains:
- a CDS encoding WD40 repeat domain-containing protein: protein MTDSKIKVLTGVAITLVGFWGVWYWQSSPAVTSVSSQLSQPQTTSLGNFSEAFTLAGHSESIWAVAISPDGQTLASVSGDKTIKLWNLATGKEIRTLVGHSNSVNSVAFSPNGKTLVSGSADRTIKLWNLTTGQEIRTLTGHLASVQSVAISADGLTLASGSWDQSIKLWNLATGENIRSLKGGCDVVNTVAFSPNGKMLASGNYFDSSINLWDIATGKEIHTLRGHSKAVSSIAFSPDGGTLISGSWDQTVKLWNLSTQRESYTLAGHTNKVLSVAVSPDGKTLASSGWDKTIKLWNLVTGQQIATLTGHTNKVWSVMFSPDGKTLASSSFDKTVKIWDLSSKL from the coding sequence ATGACTGACTCAAAAATTAAAGTGTTGACAGGTGTAGCAATCACACTTGTGGGATTTTGGGGCGTTTGGTATTGGCAATCTTCCCCTGCTGTCACTAGTGTGTCTTCTCAACTCAGTCAACCTCAAACCACATCCTTGGGAAATTTTTCTGAAGCTTTCACCCTTGCAGGACACTCCGAATCAATTTGGGCTGTTGCCATTAGTCCAGATGGACAGACTCTTGCCAGTGTTAGTGGTGACAAGACTATCAAACTATGGAATCTGGCTACCGGAAAAGAAATCCGGACTCTAGTGGGACATTCTAATTCGGTTAATTCAGTCGCATTTAGCCCTAATGGCAAAACCCTTGTCAGTGGCAGTGCTGACAGGACTATCAAACTGTGGAATCTCACTACCGGACAAGAAATCCGGACTCTTACAGGACATTTAGCTTCAGTTCAGTCTGTTGCCATCAGCGCTGATGGTTTAACCCTTGCTAGTGGCAGCTGGGATCAGAGTATTAAACTGTGGAACTTGGCTACCGGCGAGAACATCCGCAGCCTCAAGGGTGGTTGCGACGTAGTTAACACCGTTGCGTTTAGCCCAAATGGAAAGATGCTTGCCAGTGGTAACTATTTCGACAGCAGCATTAATTTGTGGGATATCGCGACGGGAAAGGAAATTCACACCCTCAGAGGGCACTCCAAGGCTGTTTCCTCGATTGCCTTTAGCCCTGATGGTGGTACCCTCATCAGTGGCAGTTGGGATCAGACTGTCAAATTATGGAATTTATCTACACAAAGAGAAAGTTATACTCTTGCAGGGCATACTAACAAGGTTTTGTCTGTCGCTGTCAGCCCTGATGGCAAGACCCTTGCCAGTAGTGGTTGGGACAAAACTATCAAACTTTGGAATTTGGTAACAGGGCAGCAAATAGCCACTCTTACAGGACATACCAACAAGGTATGGTCTGTCATGTTTAGTCCAGATGGTAAGACCCTTGCTAGTAGTAGTTTTGACAAGACTGTTAAGATTTGGGACCTTTCTTCAAAATTATGA
- a CDS encoding serine/threonine-protein kinase, whose product MICCLNPDCPNPLNTNGKKLCQTCCTPLVSLLRNRFRIIQVLSDEGGFGRTYLAEDIDKLNERCVIKQLAPRVQDTWALKKAMELFQKEAQRLQELGEHPQIPTLLAYFEQDNYLYLVQQFIDGQNLLREFQQKKKYNPSEIKEILLNLLPILKFIHERGVIHRDIKPQNIIRHRASLSSISANLVLIDFGCAKQLTAKVQMKIGTSIGSQGYSPIEQIRDGAAYPASDLFSLGATCFHLLTGVSPFKLWTEYGYSWVKDWQQYLKSPIPRELAQVLDKLLQKDIQHRYQSAHDALADLSIKQQLRPQLRAATATKHIIKLPTNRSRFIPKSYFFVRNSLLAGGTILLLGSGEFWYQQYRRLELTIFSSLSQPNNSTANREVIFNQRPQAPLGNFSLASTVKGYSNSILSVVISPDGKTIASNSNHTIKLLSLVTGQEISTLEGHTNMVNFLAISPDGELLVSGGEDKTIRIWNLATGQENRTLKRHSNSIQTLAFSHDGTMLADGSDDNTIKLWNLATGDEIRTLTGHSNWVRSIAFSPDGKILASGSFDKTIKLWNLATGQQIRTLEGHSDKVTSVAISPDGKILASGSFDKTIKLWNLATGQQIRTLEGHSDKVTSVAISPDGKILASGSFDKTIRLWNLATGQQIRTLEGHSDRIQSFAFSSDGETVVSGGDDKTIKIWRTSL is encoded by the coding sequence ATGATTTGCTGCCTTAATCCTGATTGCCCAAATCCCCTGAATACCAATGGAAAGAAGCTTTGCCAAACGTGCTGCACCCCACTGGTATCACTACTGCGAAATCGCTTTCGTATCATTCAAGTTCTTTCTGATGAAGGTGGATTTGGCAGAACATATTTAGCTGAAGATATAGATAAATTAAATGAACGGTGCGTGATCAAGCAACTAGCACCAAGAGTCCAGGATACTTGGGCGCTGAAGAAAGCAATGGAATTGTTTCAAAAAGAAGCTCAGCGACTGCAAGAACTTGGAGAACATCCTCAAATTCCAACTTTGTTGGCTTACTTTGAGCAAGATAACTACTTGTATTTGGTACAGCAGTTTATCGATGGGCAGAATTTGTTAAGGGAATTCCAACAGAAGAAGAAGTATAACCCTAGTGAAATTAAAGAAATTTTGCTAAATTTACTGCCCATCCTCAAGTTTATCCATGAACGCGGAGTGATTCATCGAGATATCAAACCACAAAATATTATCCGGCATCGAGCCTCCCTATCCTCGATCAGCGCGAATTTAGTCCTCATTGATTTTGGCTGTGCAAAGCAGTTGACGGCAAAAGTACAGATGAAAATCGGGACTTCAATTGGCTCACAAGGCTATTCGCCTATTGAACAGATCAGGGATGGTGCAGCTTATCCAGCGAGTGATTTGTTCAGTCTAGGAGCAACCTGCTTTCATTTGCTGACTGGAGTTTCCCCTTTTAAACTTTGGACGGAATATGGGTATAGCTGGGTAAAAGATTGGCAGCAATATCTGAAAAGCCCAATCCCCAGAGAATTGGCACAGGTTCTCGACAAGCTGTTGCAAAAAGATATACAGCATCGCTACCAATCAGCCCATGATGCACTTGCGGACTTGAGCATAAAGCAGCAACTACGACCGCAATTAAGAGCAGCAACTGCAACAAAGCACATCATAAAATTACCAACAAATCGGTCTCGATTTATACCTAAGTCCTATTTCTTCGTGAGAAATTCACTCTTGGCTGGCGGTACAATCTTATTATTGGGTTCGGGAGAATTTTGGTATCAGCAATACCGCCGTCTTGAACTCACAATATTTTCTAGTTTGAGTCAGCCAAACAATAGTACTGCAAATCGAGAAGTCATTTTCAATCAGCGTCCGCAAGCTCCTTTAGGCAACTTTTCCTTAGCCTCTACTGTTAAAGGATATTCCAACTCAATTTTATCTGTTGTAATTAGCCCAGATGGGAAGACAATTGCCAGTAACAGCAATCACACAATCAAGCTATTAAGTCTGGTAACAGGACAGGAAATCTCCACCTTGGAGGGGCATACCAATATGGTGAATTTCCTAGCTATCAGCCCGGATGGGGAATTGCTTGTTAGTGGTGGTGAGGATAAAACTATCAGAATTTGGAATTTAGCAACCGGACAAGAAAATCGCACCTTGAAGAGACATTCCAACTCAATTCAGACCCTTGCCTTTAGTCATGATGGCACGATGCTTGCAGATGGTAGCGATGACAACACGATTAAACTCTGGAACTTGGCAACAGGAGATGAAATTCGCACACTGACAGGACATTCTAACTGGGTTCGGTCTATTGCCTTTAGTCCCGATGGCAAAATCCTTGCCAGTGGCAGCTTTGATAAAACCATCAAACTTTGGAATTTGGCAACAGGACAGCAAATCCGCACACTGGAGGGGCATTCCGACAAAGTAACCTCTGTCGCTATCAGTCCCGATGGCAAAATCCTTGCCAGTGGCAGCTTTGATAAAACCATCAAACTTTGGAATTTGGCAACAGGACAGCAAATCCGCACACTGGAGGGGCATTCCGACAAAGTAACCTCTGTCGCTATCAGTCCCGATGGCAAAATTCTTGCCAGTGGCAGCTTTGACAAAACCATCAGACTCTGGAATTTGGCAACAGGACAGCAAATCCGCACCCTGGAGGGGCATTCCGACAGGATTCAATCTTTCGCCTTTAGTTCGGATGGAGAGACTGTTGTGAGTGGAGGTGACGATAAAACTATTAAGATTTGGCGAACATCTCTTTAA
- a CDS encoding serine/threonine-protein kinase has translation MDIVKQTQLGQMCGSKLLFRDRYQILQILGKGGFGVTFLAKDAVLPGNPFCVIKQLCPKLKNPKSWKHACERFEKEAKALARLGHHSQIPMLLDYFEINKEFYLVQEYVQGCTLAQEVKQTGLKSEAAVKQFLRELLPVLQYVHRNRVIHRDIKPHNLLRCKDDGRLVLIDFGAVKEELVHASEIPMDTTANTNFVGTMGFAAPEQFCLRPVYATDIYAVGVTCLYLLTGKSPLEFEHDPKTGEISWQKEVNVSDYFAQILDQMLKISLEERFKSADEVIWALSMESYLPTLSDCLSTQKLGEKTRGNEEISQEYLPPVVRTAIAIREWKKKLNARKPSGNLMCY, from the coding sequence ATGGATATTGTAAAGCAGACTCAGCTTGGTCAAATGTGCGGTTCCAAGCTTCTATTTCGCGATCGCTACCAAATACTGCAAATTTTAGGCAAAGGTGGTTTTGGTGTGACATTTTTAGCAAAAGATGCAGTGTTACCAGGAAATCCTTTTTGTGTCATTAAACAGCTTTGTCCTAAACTCAAGAATCCCAAAAGTTGGAAACATGCATGCGAACGGTTTGAAAAAGAAGCAAAAGCCTTAGCTCGGCTAGGTCATCATTCTCAGATTCCCATGCTTTTGGACTATTTTGAAATCAATAAAGAGTTTTACTTAGTTCAAGAATATGTACAGGGTTGTACATTAGCACAAGAAGTCAAGCAAACTGGTTTAAAGAGTGAAGCAGCAGTTAAACAGTTTTTGCGAGAACTGTTACCAGTATTGCAGTATGTGCATAGAAATCGTGTAATTCATAGAGATATTAAGCCCCATAACTTGCTGCGGTGTAAAGATGATGGGCGGCTTGTACTGATTGATTTTGGCGCAGTGAAAGAAGAATTGGTTCACGCGAGTGAAATACCAATGGATACAACTGCAAACACCAATTTTGTGGGAACGATGGGATTTGCCGCACCAGAACAATTTTGTCTGCGTCCTGTTTATGCTACTGATATTTATGCGGTGGGTGTGACCTGTCTTTATCTTTTAACTGGAAAATCACCCTTAGAATTTGAGCATGACCCAAAGACGGGAGAGATATCTTGGCAAAAAGAAGTCAATGTCAGTGACTATTTTGCCCAAATTTTAGACCAAATGCTGAAAATTTCCTTAGAGGAGCGTTTTAAGTCAGCCGACGAGGTGATTTGGGCTTTGAGTATGGAATCTTATTTGCCTACTTTGAGTGACTGTTTAAGTACTCAAAAACTTGGTGAGAAAACCAGAGGAAACGAAGAAATTTCTCAGGAATACTTGCCGCCTGTGGTAAGGACTGCGATCGCCATTCGGGAGTGGAAAAAAAAGTTAAACGCCAGAAAGCCGTCAGGTAATTTGATGTGTTACTAG